From Maritimibacter sp. DP1N21-5, a single genomic window includes:
- a CDS encoding dienelactone hydrolase family protein: MIRTEKLTYEVEGAGFVCELFWDDALSGARPGVIVAPAFWGMSDFERDRAKALVEMGYAALVVDYYGAGRHSTDPAEARRWKDEVEADRTQLRDRMRAALALFKARDEVEAKKVVAMGYCFGGKAVLDLARSGADLAGVVPIHGIFDRPNFDTEPMKASVLALHGWADALARPEAVVALGEELDAHCADWQLLALGHTGHGFTNPASDNYTDAADRRSWRALIGFLEDTFG; this comes from the coding sequence ATGATCCGGACCGAAAAGCTGACTTACGAGGTCGAGGGCGCAGGGTTTGTCTGCGAACTTTTCTGGGACGACGCGCTGTCCGGTGCCCGCCCCGGCGTGATCGTGGCACCCGCCTTCTGGGGCATGAGCGATTTCGAGCGGGACCGGGCAAAGGCGCTGGTCGAGATGGGCTACGCGGCGCTCGTGGTCGATTACTACGGCGCCGGTCGCCATTCCACGGATCCCGCCGAAGCACGACGCTGGAAGGACGAGGTGGAGGCCGACCGCACACAGCTTCGCGACCGGATGCGGGCGGCGCTTGCGCTCTTCAAGGCGCGGGACGAGGTCGAGGCGAAAAAGGTGGTCGCCATGGGGTATTGTTTCGGGGGCAAGGCGGTTCTGGATCTCGCGCGCTCGGGCGCCGATTTGGCCGGCGTGGTGCCGATCCACGGGATCTTCGATCGCCCGAACTTCGATACCGAACCGATGAAGGCATCCGTGCTGGCCCTTCATGGCTGGGCGGACGCGCTGGCCAGACCGGAAGCGGTCGTTGCCCTGGGCGAGGAACTGGACGCGCATTGCGCGGACTGGCAGCTTCTGGCGCTGGGTCACACCGGGCACGGCTTCACCAATCCGGCCTCCGACAACTACACCGATGCGGCGGACCGGCGGTCATGGCGGGCACTGATCGGGTTCCTGGAGGACACCTTCGGCTGA